The following DNA comes from Flavisolibacter ginsenosidimutans.
CGGCTTGCGTTTTAATTTTTAAATGATATTGGGATATTGGGATATTTTGTTTGCGCTCATTACTTCAACATCTCAATATCCCAATTACCAATCTCTCCTCTTTTATGAAAGCATTTTTCAGTTGGAGCGGAGGCAAGGACTCCGCTCTTGCTTTGTACAAAGCAAAACAGCAAGGCGTACCAATAGAAGCATTGGTAACAACGGTGAATACGACCGCGAACCGCATTTCTATGCACGGTGTGCGAAGAGAATTGCTGGAAGCGCAGGCAGCCTCCATCGGCTTGCAGCTTTATACAATTGAATTACCCGAAATGCCCGGCATGAAGGTTTACGAAGAAGCCGTTCACCGGATGCATCAACAATTAAAACAGGAAGGTTTCACGCACGGGGTATTCGGTGATATCTTTTTGGAAGATTTAAAAATTTATCGCCAAAATTTATTGATGAAAGACGGGCTTCAATGCATCTTCCCGCTTTGGGGAAAGAACAGTAAAGTCTTGATGAACGAGTTCTTCGACTTCGGTTTTCAATCCATTGTCGCCTGCACCAACAGCTCACAATTGAATGAAAGTTTTTGCGGAAGGCTTTTGAACGAAGCTTTTGTAAACGACCTTCCGCAAAACGTTGACCCTTGTGGTGAAAACGGCGAGTATCATTCTTTTGTTTTTGACGGGCCCATTTTTTCAAAGCCGGTGCACTTCAAAAAAGGTGAAAAGGTTTTTAAAGAATACGCGGCCCCGGTGCTTCAACAAGACTTGGATGACAAAGTGCAAGTTCAGGATAGCAACGACAACTGCTTTACAACACTGCAACCGAAAACAGGTTTTTACTTTCAGGACCTGGTAAAGGCATAAACTTTTTTGAAGCCTTTACATTTGTACAAACCCGGTATTATGGATTTTAAGCTGAGCGACTTTTTAACGGTTACGTTTACTTTGTTTGCTGTCATTGACATTATTGGTACCGTGCCGGTTTTAATTTCAATGAAAAGCAAGATGGGCGGCATTCGGGAGGGAACGGTTACATTGATTTCCGGTGCATTAATGATTTTGTTTCTTTACCTGGGCACACCGTTTTTAAAATTGCTGGGATTGGACGTGCGGTCTTTTGCCGTTGGCGGCTCTATCGTAATTTTTATTTTGGGTTTGGAGATGGTGCTCGGGCTTGAGTTTTTTAAAAGCGAGAACGACATTCGTTCGGCAACGGTTGTTCCTATTGCTTTTCCGCTTATTGCTGGGTCGGGCACACTAACCACCATCATTTCGCTAAAAGCCAATTATGACTCTCCGGTTATCTTGTTTGGCATTCTGGCCAACCTTGTTTTTATTTTTATCGTGTTAAAATCAATGGGCCTGATCGAAAGAGCTTTGGGTCCGGCTGGATTGATTGCGGTGCGAAAGTTTTTTGGCGTAATATTGCTCGCCATTGCAGTAAAGATCTTTGCGTTTAACGCACACGGACTAATAAAATAGGTATCTGATAATCCGATTAAACTGATAACCGGATAACCACCTTGGCCTCGTAGTACAATGGATAGTATAAGAGTTTCCGAAGCTCCAGATACAGGTTCGATTCCTGTCGAGGCTACCAAACCGGAATTTCTGAAAATTAGCTCAGAAGTTCCGGTTCCTCTTTCCTCTACAAGTCCCTTCTGGCGGGCAGTTAGCGTAAAAATAGAATTCATTTTTACGGTTCGAGGTTGGTCGATTTTCTTCGAATAATGGATTCCTTCGGGGAAGATGGAAAATTGAAGCGTTTGTTTACCCTTGTAATCGCTGGAAGTCCATACAGACGGGAGTTCCATGAGATATTCGGTAGAGCGTTTGACAAACTTTTCTAGGTTCGAGGCGGAAAAAGTGGTCATGCCGACATAGGCTTCCATTTCCTTCCTTTCGCCCTTAAACTTGCGGGAAAACTTCTCGTATAAGTCGGCCTTGATTTCCTCGTTAATGAACCGTTCTT
Coding sequences within:
- a CDS encoding Dph6-related ATP pyrophosphatase, with the protein product MKAFFSWSGGKDSALALYKAKQQGVPIEALVTTVNTTANRISMHGVRRELLEAQAASIGLQLYTIELPEMPGMKVYEEAVHRMHQQLKQEGFTHGVFGDIFLEDLKIYRQNLLMKDGLQCIFPLWGKNSKVLMNEFFDFGFQSIVACTNSSQLNESFCGRLLNEAFVNDLPQNVDPCGENGEYHSFVFDGPIFSKPVHFKKGEKVFKEYAAPVLQQDLDDKVQVQDSNDNCFTTLQPKTGFYFQDLVKA
- a CDS encoding MarC family protein, with translation MDFKLSDFLTVTFTLFAVIDIIGTVPVLISMKSKMGGIREGTVTLISGALMILFLYLGTPFLKLLGLDVRSFAVGGSIVIFILGLEMVLGLEFFKSENDIRSATVVPIAFPLIAGSGTLTTIISLKANYDSPVILFGILANLVFIFIVLKSMGLIERALGPAGLIAVRKFFGVILLAIAVKIFAFNAHGLIK